Part of the Vicia villosa cultivar HV-30 ecotype Madison, WI unplaced genomic scaffold, Vvil1.0 ctg.001123F_1_1_3, whole genome shotgun sequence genome, TTTAATTTCTTTGAGGCTTTTTATAACTTTTAAAAATTCATTTCACCTGAAAAGTAGTGTTAGCTTCTTGTCACAGAAACTGACCTTTCAAGCAACTCATGTTAAAACTTAAAACTACTTTTCTTACATAATCACCTGAAAAAACTCCTTTTTCTTTGAATTTAATCAACAAAAACACCTAgcttatagtttttattttttgtaaaaatttatatatatctcTTTATAAATGGTAAGTGATTATTTTGATGTAATGATTAATTGTAGAAAGAATCAGGCAAAAAAGGTGGTTTGTATTCCTGCACCAGCAGCTGCAAACAGTAGACAAACTGGTGAAGTTGTTCCTTCAGATTTGTGGGCTTGGAGAAAATATGGTCAGAAACCCATTAAAGGTTCACCTTATCCAAGGTAAATTAGTTAGAAATTTCTCAGAACTACAAGTACATAATAATTTAAGAATTAAAAACACATTGAGATTTAGCTTCTTAATGTTATTAGTATTAAATCATCATGTTGACTTGACTTTAACTTAAATTAAATCATTTCCTTGTAATGTACTATTATGTTCCTTCCATATTTCTAGCTTCAACATTGAATATTGTTAGTTGCTATACATAgggattttaaaaaaacaactagGCTAATTAGTTTTTCAATTAAGAAATCTTACTCACTacttactattattttatgtgacGAATATTGTAAATGTCTTACTGGTTTTGCTGCCTCGATCTACTGAGATTTGAGATTTATTAAGTTATGTAACTTTGTTTTAGTTTAAATTTGAACAAGAttcttatatttatttgaattagtTCATTTTTTTCATTGGATTTTAGGTttcttattgaatttttttttggtgTTATTAGGGGTTATTACAGATGCAGCAGTTCGAAGGGTTGTTCGGCAAGGAAACAAGTTGAGAGAAGCAGAACAGATCCAAACATGTTAGTTATAACCTACACTTCAGAACACAATCATCCATGGCCAACACAAAGAAATGCTTTAGCAGGTTCAACAAGATCTCAACCCTCCAAAAACAGCACTTCCATGAaaaactcagaaacttcatctcaACCACAAActgacacaacaacaacaacaaagacaAAAGAAGAACAACATCAAGAGAGTGATGGAAATGGAAATGATTCACCAGTTGTTAACAGTGTGAAGGAAGAGAGTATGGAAGATATAGAGAAGTTGCAAATTGAGATGGATGAAGGAGTAGAATTCAATGATGCACTTTCTTATAAGCCTTGTTTGATGGAAAATAATCAAAGTCATGAGGATTTTTTTGCTGAGTTAGGTGAAATTGAAGCTGATCCATTAGACCTATTGTTTAATCAAGGTTTTGGTGGTAATTCAAGTAATGATATTATTCATCAAAGAGATCATCAATCCAAGAGTTTAGATGCATTTCATCTCTTTGACTGGTCAggtgacaacaacaacaacaataccaacaaCAACTCATTTGAAGAACCAAATAAAAGAAGGTTATTATGAAAACAAGACCTAGAATTTGAATGCATGCACCTAGAAGAAACCAATATCTTATATCTTCCTCACAAAAAAGAGACCTAATTTTCAATCTTGCTTTTTAGTATTATTTGGTGAAGGTGCTATACTATTCAAGGTCATGTTTGGTTCTTTCTTATCATCTCATTTGAAGTGTGTCTTGTGAGGGAAACATGTTTaagaaattttcatttttttttactatagAAAAAGTTGAAATAGCAACAAAAATTTAGAGACACAAAAATACAATATTTGTTCTTTATTTTGCGTTTAAATATTCATGactaaatatatttttcatgtcTCATATTTTCGTTGTTATTTCAACagttatattttttgaatttatattatCTGCAGCCGATATAAATCACATTCAATTAGTCGTTTATATATAAACTTTTGAATTCGTTCGCTTATTATATAAAAACGAACAAATTCAAGAGTTTAGATAAATCAACTATTTGAATGCATGTATTATGTAGATTGTAGGTAATACAAATTCAACTTTTTTTCTTGTTATTTACCAGAAGAGGCAGAGAGAGAAAAA contains:
- the LOC131633425 gene encoding probable WRKY transcription factor 14, which produces MCSSIFVSSTTSMDNYQGDLTDIIRATGTGAGAYSTITSSSSSEPPLQHHHDDNQWHPHHQHHQHHQPMSFSNSILEDNRSGSTNNINMNMNMNIFGDPLFSTLRDPFLQELDHIPSSSYFNIPTSSIIDVAAASGVSVTTSSSSSLSASASVFALDQDHHHNHNHHEMMRSGSRPCKNIFSNMIQISPNATKLSNYESSSSTMAPSPRQIKPVVAVSTNININAKDSLLDNTGSGTVQISSSRNNTGLKRRKNQAKKVVCIPAPAAANSRQTGEVVPSDLWAWRKYGQKPIKGSPYPRGYYRCSSSKGCSARKQVERSRTDPNMLVITYTSEHNHPWPTQRNALAGSTRSQPSKNSTSMKNSETSSQPQTDTTTTTKTKEEQHQESDGNGNDSPVVNSVKEESMEDIEKLQIEMDEGVEFNDALSYKPCLMENNQSHEDFFAELGEIEADPLDLLFNQGFGGNSSNDIIHQRDHQSKSLDAFHLFDWSGDNNNNNTNNNSFEEPNKRRLL